Proteins encoded within one genomic window of Novosphingobium pentaromativorans US6-1:
- a CDS encoding recombinase family protein, translated as MKLGYVRTSTGEASLAAQLQAIRAAGAVRIWEDHGISGSAVLKPAYMEMCEYARPGDEIIVWRLDRLSRSLITLICELQALGERQVEFRSLCEGIDTTAPEGRAFFRTVSAFTTFGQDVQRERAEAEMGMGAARLEE; from the coding sequence AGGGGAGGCAAGCCTGGCGGCCCAGCTCCAGGCCATTCGTGCAGCCGGCGCCGTAAGGATCTGGGAGGATCACGGAATATCGGGTTCCGCCGTCCTCAAGCCCGCCTACATGGAAATGTGCGAGTACGCCCGCCCTGGCGACGAGATCATAGTCTGGCGTCTCGACCGCCTGTCCCGCTCGCTCATCACCCTGATCTGCGAACTACAGGCGCTGGGGGAACGCCAGGTCGAATTCCGTTCCCTTTGCGAAGGAATCGATACCACCGCGCCCGAAGGCCGCGCGTTCTTCCGGACCGTCTCGGCCTTCACAACCTTCGGCCAGGACGTCCAGCGCGAACGCGCGGAGGCCGAGATGGGCATGGGAGCAGCCAGGCTGGAAGAGTAG
- a CDS encoding Fic family protein: MPYIHELTDWPNLIWKESQLFQPLAAVRHRQGRLIGHMEALGFPLREEAVLQALTEDVLKSSEIEGEVLDREQVRSSIARRLGMEISGLVEADRDVEGVVEMMLDATQNYARPLTAERLFDWHAALFPMGRSGMSRITVGAWRGIEGGPMQVVSGPIGHERVHYQAPASSLLDREMSRFLAWFETATLDPVLKAGVAHLWFVTIHPFDDGNGRIARAIADLALARAEGTAQRFYSMSAQIRAERKAYYDMLETTQGGGLDITTWLLWFIGCLDRAFDRAETILTGVMRKARLWDSMAGQSLNERQRKVINRLLDGFEGKLTNAKWAAMTRTSSDTALRDINDLVRKGILEKDSAGGRSTGYSLVEEVKMPDRGV, translated from the coding sequence GTGCCCTATATCCACGAACTGACAGACTGGCCCAACCTGATCTGGAAAGAGTCGCAGCTCTTTCAGCCGCTCGCAGCTGTCCGCCACAGGCAAGGGCGATTGATCGGGCATATGGAAGCATTGGGATTTCCTTTGCGCGAAGAAGCGGTGCTTCAGGCGCTGACCGAGGATGTCCTGAAATCCAGCGAGATTGAAGGGGAGGTGCTTGATAGGGAGCAAGTGCGCTCATCCATTGCTCGCCGGCTCGGGATGGAGATCAGTGGATTGGTCGAAGCCGATCGCGATGTCGAAGGCGTCGTGGAAATGATGCTGGATGCGACTCAGAATTACGCTCGGCCTCTGACTGCTGAGCGCCTGTTTGATTGGCATGCGGCCTTGTTCCCGATGGGGCGAAGCGGGATGAGCCGGATTACTGTGGGTGCTTGGCGGGGCATCGAAGGTGGCCCCATGCAGGTCGTCTCCGGGCCGATCGGTCATGAGCGGGTTCACTACCAGGCCCCAGCGTCAAGCCTGCTGGATCGGGAAATGTCCCGTTTCCTTGCGTGGTTCGAGACGGCGACGCTCGACCCTGTCCTGAAGGCCGGCGTTGCGCACTTGTGGTTCGTAACGATCCATCCATTCGATGACGGGAACGGGCGCATAGCGCGTGCGATTGCCGATCTTGCGTTGGCGCGTGCAGAGGGCACAGCACAGCGCTTCTATAGCATGTCAGCTCAGATCCGTGCCGAGCGGAAGGCTTACTATGACATGCTGGAAACGACGCAAGGCGGCGGGCTGGACATTACGACCTGGCTGCTTTGGTTCATTGGCTGCCTCGATCGTGCATTCGACAGGGCTGAGACGATCCTCACCGGGGTCATGCGCAAGGCGAGACTGTGGGACTCGATGGCAGGGCAGTCGCTCAATGAACGGCAGCGCAAGGTGATCAACCGTCTTCTGGATGGCTTCGAGGGCAAGCTGACCAACGCCAAGTGGGCAGCGATGACCAGGACGTCGTCCGACACGGCCCTTCGCGACATCAATGACCTCGTTCGCAAGGGCATTCTGGAGAAAGATTCTGCCGGGGGACGCAGCACTGGTTATTCGCTCGTAGAAGAGGTCAAGATGCCTGACCGTGGCGTCTGA
- a CDS encoding tyrosine-type recombinase/integrase, producing MVKSLLPKCGFFARIAADDPAANRLLRVIPARASPTAVELVLGAHRALIDTRGASALALEAATAAMAPATRAAITADLKCFLAWCARRHPPVQAVPAAPETLVHYLRWLASGSPGRSPARPATLARRIASIARIHRVLGFGESEPLPTQAGMVRDTLKAIRRQSQERQRQAAPLRLGAAMAEGQAAPEGVTVEALLAACGSDILDLRDAALISLAYDAGLRVSELVAVQVGDLTAHEDGSGRLVIPRSKTDQEGEGALAWISPETMRRLAAWLCAADIAGGAVLRRVHLLPERPGDAEERGARHTIGDKPLTRQGVVAILRRRARAAIAQGHAAIDPDRAEAAIRALSAHSFRVGLTQDLFAAGEDGAGIALALRWSSPGTALHYARELAVGSNAAARVLGRMRGAVKAG from the coding sequence ATGGTAAAATCCTTATTGCCGAAATGCGGGTTTTTCGCCAGAATCGCTGCCGATGACCCCGCCGCAAACCGCCTGCTCCGTGTGATCCCCGCCCGCGCTTCTCCTACCGCAGTGGAACTGGTGCTGGGCGCGCATCGCGCGCTGATCGATACGCGCGGGGCCAGCGCGCTCGCGCTCGAGGCGGCGACCGCGGCGATGGCGCCGGCGACCCGCGCGGCGATTACCGCCGACCTCAAGTGCTTCCTTGCGTGGTGCGCGCGCCGCCACCCGCCGGTGCAGGCCGTGCCCGCCGCGCCCGAGACGCTCGTCCACTACTTGCGCTGGCTGGCATCCGGTTCGCCGGGCCGCTCCCCGGCGCGGCCGGCGACGCTGGCGCGGCGGATCGCCTCGATCGCCCGGATCCACCGCGTGCTCGGCTTCGGCGAAAGCGAACCGCTGCCCACGCAGGCCGGGATGGTGCGCGACACCCTCAAGGCCATTCGCCGCCAGAGCCAGGAGCGCCAGCGCCAGGCCGCCCCGCTGCGGCTCGGGGCCGCCATGGCCGAAGGGCAGGCCGCGCCCGAGGGGGTGACAGTCGAGGCGCTGCTGGCGGCCTGCGGCAGCGATATCCTTGACTTGCGCGATGCCGCGCTGATCAGCCTCGCCTACGATGCCGGGCTGCGCGTCTCCGAACTCGTCGCCGTGCAGGTCGGCGATCTGACCGCGCACGAGGATGGCAGCGGCCGCCTCGTCATTCCCCGCTCGAAGACCGACCAGGAGGGGGAGGGGGCGCTTGCCTGGATCTCGCCCGAGACGATGCGCCGCCTTGCCGCCTGGCTCTGCGCCGCAGACATCGCGGGCGGCGCGGTGCTGCGCCGCGTCCACCTGCTCCCCGAGCGGCCCGGCGATGCGGAGGAGCGGGGCGCGCGGCACACGATCGGCGACAAGCCGCTCACCCGGCAGGGCGTGGTCGCGATCCTGCGCCGCCGCGCGCGCGCCGCCATCGCGCAGGGGCATGCGGCGATCGATCCCGACCGCGCCGAAGCGGCGATCCGTGCCTTGAGCGCACACTCGTTCCGCGTCGGCCTGACCCAGGACCTGTTCGCCGCTGGCGAGGACGGCGCCGGCATCGCGCTCGCGCTGCGCTGGTCCTCGCCCGGCACCGCGCTGCACTACGCGCGCGAACTCGCGGTCGGCAGCAACGCCGCAGCCCGCGTGCTCGGCAGGATGCGCGGCGCGGTGAAAGCAGGGTAG